A segment of the Carya illinoinensis cultivar Pawnee chromosome 1, C.illinoinensisPawnee_v1, whole genome shotgun sequence genome:
CAATGAAAACGTAGAAACTTTCCACCTTTGAATTTTCGGCTGATTTGCATTGGGTTTCAACCTGAAGATTCAACTTGTTTTGTACAAAGTGGACCAGCATCAATCCAAGCAACTCTTCTAACGTAACGTCTCGATCGGAGACAGGTTGCGTCTCCATTTCCCCGTCGCGACCGCGTACGTATTTTGCTAATCTGTCCTGAAGGATGACAGCTTCTTGCGCATTTGCTTTTGCGttactatatatagtctatatgGAACCTTAGCATTCTCATCAAATTTCTTATATCCTCTAAGGCATTACAGCACACAGAGTTTGTGTCAAAAGCCATTCACAACACACACTCGGATCGATCGATCGATTCTCTCAATACAATAGGCATATTTAAAACacagttttatattttatagacaaaattgtgagagagagaatggagaagtTCACGAGTGTTGTGGCCCTTTTTGGTGTTGTTGCTGTACTGCTATTACAATGCGCAGCAGCACAAACAGTACATGTGGTAGGAGATAGCATCGGTTGGAGTGTTCCAGCAGGTGGTGTTTCCACATACGAAACTTGGGCAGCCAGTAAGCAATTCGTAGTTGGTGACATCCTATGTAAGATTCATGCCTCTGCTTTTCATTGTCAATTCCATCACCTCTTCCTTACTTCTTTCAAATTAACATTAATTCGATctccaaattatattaattagtttcTTCTTGAACTTCATGAGATGTGTCTATCCGTAACTATTTAAAGACAATCTAACTATGTAAAGTAGTTTGTGAATAACAAcaacacatgcatgcattatcttCATCCTTCACCTCCTTtgttattaatgtatatatgatataatCTTTTTACAGCTTTCAACTTCGTCACAAATGCGCACGATGTTCTTCAAGTACCGAAAGAATCTTATGACAGTTGCAGCTCGTCTAATCCTATCGGCGACACCATCACCACTGGCCCTGCCAACAAAACTCTGTCCGCTGCTGGCACCAACTACTACATCTGCACTATTGGCCGGCATTGTCAATCAGGCCAGAAGTTAGCCGTTACCGTCTCCGGCTCTCCAAGTGCTGTCCCGCCTACGACGAGTACTCCACCTTCCACCCCAACTCCTTCTACAACACCATCTCCCACATCAGGGACCCCTGCCGATTGCGCTCCAACTCCTGCATCGTCCCCGAAATCTTCCCCGACATCATCCCCACCCACTGGTCAGACCACTCCTGGGGCAATGTCACCGCTGCCTGATTCTTCATCATCTAGTGTTTTTGCTAGTttatttatctctttgttgtCCATTACCATGGCTTTCCTTTTCTAAGGAAAAAGGGTGGAATGTATAGTTGATGATACATTGATATGTGCTATGATGTTCGAATTTTGTTTGCAGCTTATTTCTTTATGTCATGATTTATTCAACCGGTGAATGAATTTTGTAATAGAACTACATATATAATGTGTTATTTGAGCAGCATATGATCAATAAAGGAATTCTTAAAAAGTAGTAGTGTCCATATATAATAGAAttcctaaatattttatattgctTCATTGTCAGAAAGTAACCACTCATAATAGACTAAAGATTGGGCGAAAACGAATGGGTTTCCATGAAATTTTATAacatcttgaatttttttttcttgactaTCGCAcccacaaaagaaaaagaaaaagaaaaagaaataaagaagagCAATTCAAAAAATGTGTTcaccaaaaaacaaattattaaatacttAAGGTATTTACTCCCattaatatgtaaaaataaaacttgtctAACTTCTCAGATACTAAGTAATTCATTCATTCAATATCTGTCAAGGTCCTTTAGATCAATTGGAAACACATTGATTT
Coding sequences within it:
- the LOC122303402 gene encoding cucumber peeling cupredoxin-like; protein product: MEKFTSVVALFGVVAVLLLQCAAAQTVHVVGDSIGWSVPAGGVSTYETWAASKQFVVGDILSFNFVTNAHDVLQVPKESYDSCSSSNPIGDTITTGPANKTLSAAGTNYYICTIGRHCQSGQKLAVTVSGSPSAVPPTTSTPPSTPTPSTTPSPTSGTPADCAPTPASSPKSSPTSSPPTGQTTPGAMSPLPDSSSSSVFASLFISLLSITMAFLF